One part of the Lycium ferocissimum isolate CSIRO_LF1 chromosome 8, AGI_CSIRO_Lferr_CH_V1, whole genome shotgun sequence genome encodes these proteins:
- the LOC132068004 gene encoding N6-adenosine-methyltransferase non-catalytic subunit MTB-like isoform X1, with product MTSPERLRSYLKQDDPDLKFDDDWEGDDKRKYRSSKPRSGNNEEAESLDSKGRKRSTVDRNESRKRSGGSSKADIDEDDYDAENDLRSKLTKKKQGENTLETLSNWYQDGELGGKYDNGDKTGDRGQFLANESVRRKSTSRFSDGDGSQTRNIGKNEKLHGGDSENALERDSRRLERKDTKEKDHVLLDSLKNSNGDKDDKYPESDETKLDCERNKKGRSYALEEDNGGKFSTREDKLSMERVEEHRQLKSATSPDIAESRERSVVADGGSRVRERNRREMDSSDRSRTPERSGRRRYDSESVEMEYEERDTFRRKEQEKDGVRDDKSKGRDDGRNDRNRVRDGSKDGWKRRQGNFVDREMKDGETPYEHGRDWEIPRRGWIDNERPRSGGRKDGNRTEALKTSSKYGISNENYDVIEIQTRPFDYGREEAVSSAARTTEVNQTSDAKSLPDDENYAFPREGRGRNVNWSGQSGQDLRDTSGDGSYRDETESRAQKGDASVRAASGQTFSSGSEPPYGNQEPSSFNRAVPIGSKGGRVGRGGRGRPTGRDGHQFGPPMPMMGSPFGPLGMPSPGSVQSLAPNMSPAPGPPMSPGVFIPPFSSPAVWPGARGVEMNMLGAPPGLPPVLPGPGFPPNLGMYFNQPGPGRGAPPNMCGPSYNALIPGGRGQVKDKANAGWVPPRTNAPPGKAPSRGEQNDYSQNFVDTGTRPQNFIRELELTSVIEDYPKLRELIQRKDEIVVKSASPPMYYKCDLREQQLSPEFFGTKFDVILIDPPWEEYVHRAPGVTDHMAYWTFEEIMNLKIEAIADTPSFVFLWVGDGVGLEQGRQCLKKWGFRRCEDICWVKTNKTNATPGLRHDSHTLFQHSKEHCLLGIKGTVRRSTDGHIIHANIDTDVIIAEEPPYGSSAKPEDMYRIIEHFALGRRRLELFGEDHNIRSGWLTVGKGLSSSNFSAEAYVRNFADRDGKVWQGGAGRNPPPDAPHLVVTTPEIEALRPKSPMKNQQQMQHQSASISMTTANSSNKRPAGNSPQNNNNSQNVNQEASSSNISNQGPWVPPMENFPGREDGHMISDNRLFDMYGYNAAFRQTNTEFL from the exons ATGACTTCCCCTGAAAGACTAAGGAGTTATCTGAAACAGGACGACCCAGACTTAAAGTTTGACGATGACTGGGAAGGGGATGATAAGAGAAAATACAGGTCAAGTAAGCCCAGGTCTGGCAACAATGAAGAAGCTGAAAGTTTAGATAGTAAAGGAAGAAAGAGAAGTACTGTGGACAGAAATGAGAGTCGGAAAAGATCAGGTGGATCAAGCAAAGCTGATATTGATGAGGATGACTACGATGCCGAAAACGACTTGCGGTCCAAATTGACGAAGAAGAAGCAGGGGGAGAATACATTGGAGACGTTGAGCAATTGGTATCAGGATGGAGAACTTGGGGGCAAGTATGATAATGGAGACAAAACTGGGGATAGAGGTCAATTTCTAGCTAATGAGAGTGTCAGAAGGAAATCAACTTCAAGGTTTTCTGATGGTGATGGTTCCCAGACTAGAAATATTGGTAAAAATGAAAAGCTACATGGTGGAGACTCTGAAAATGCACTGGAAAGGGATTCTAGAcgtttggaaagaaaggacacCAAAGAAAAGGATCATGTGCTTTTGGATAGCCTTAAAAATTCAAATGGAGACAAAGATGATAAATACCCTGAAAGCGACGAGACAAAACTTGACTGCGAGAGGAATAAGAAAGGCAGGTCGTATGCTCTAGAGGAAGACAATGGTGGAAAGTTTTCTACACGAGAAGATAAATTGAGCATGGAGAGAGTTGAGGAGCATAGACAGTTAAAAAGTGCCACAAGTCCTGACATAGCTGAAAGCCGTGAAAGGTCTGTGGTAGCAGATGGTGGCTCACGGGTGCGGGAGAGAAATAGGAGAGAGATGGACTCCTCCGATAGGTCCAGGACGCCTGAGAGGAGTGGAAGGCGCCGTTATGACTCGGAAAGCGTTGAGATGGAATATGAAGAAAGAGATACATTCAGGaggaaagaacaagaaaaagatggTGTCAGAGATGATAAATCAAAAGGAAGGGATGATGGCAGGAATGATAGAAACAGAGTTCGGGATGGTTCCAAAGATGGGTGGAAAAGAAGGCAAGGGAACTTTGTTGACAGGGAAATGAAAGATGGTGAGACACCTTACGAACATGGAAGAGATTGGGAAATACCTAGACGTGGTTGGATTGACAATGAAAGGCCTCGTTCTGGTGGTAGAAAAGATGGAAACAGGACAGAAGCTTTGAAAACGTCATCAAAATATGGAATTTCAAATGAGAATTATGATGTCATAGAGATCCAAACCAGGCCATTTGACTATGGTAGGGAGGAGGCCGTATCTTCTGCAGCAAGAACAACCGAAGTTAATCAGACTTCTGATGCAAAATCACTTCCAGATGATGAGAACTATGCCTTTCCCAGGGAAGGCAGGGGAAGAAACGTGAATTGGTCAGGACAATCTGGTCAAGATTTAAGGGATACATCAGGTGACGGTTCATATAGGGACGAGACTGAATCAAGGGCCCAGAAAGGAGATGCATCTGTTCGAGCTGCCTCGGGCCAAACTTTCAGTAGTGGTTCAGAACCTCCATATGGAAACCAGGAACCATCTTCTTTCAATAGAGCTGTTCCGATAGGTTCTAAAGGAGGTAGGGTTGGGAGAGGAGGAAGAGGGAGGCCCACAGGAAGGGATGGCCACCAGTTCGGACCTCCAATGCCAATGATGGGATCACCTTTTGGACCACTTGGAATGCCGTCGCCTGGATCTGTGCAATCTTTAGCTCCTAACATGTCACCTGCTCCAGGTCCTCCTATGTCCCCTGGTGTTTTCATTCCTCCATTTTCGTCTCCTGCAGTTTGGCCTGGAGCCCGAGGTGTTGAGATGAATATGCTAGGTGCACCGCCTGGACTCCCACCTGTTCTGCCTGGACCTGGATTTCCCCCTAATTTGGGGATGTATTTTAATCAACCAGGCCCCGGAAGAGGGGCACCGCCTAACATGTGTGGTCCAAGTTATAATGCGCTAATACCAGGAGGTCGTGGACAGGTTAAAGATAAAGCTAATGCAGGTTGGGTGCCTCCTCGAACTAATGCGCCACCTGGAAAAGCTCCTTCTAGGGGTGAGCAGAATGATTACTCCCAAAATTTTGTCGACACTGGTACGAGGCCTCAAAATTTCATCAGGGAACTAGAGCTTACCAGTGTTATTGAAGACTATCCCAAGCTTCGAGAACTTATTCAAAGGAAGGATGAAATTGTTGTCAAATCTGCTTCGCCTCCCATGTATTACAAATGTGACCTGCGTGAGCAGCAGCTTTCCCCGGAGTTTTTTGGGACCAAATTTGATGTCATTCTAATAGACCCCCCATGGGAGGAATATGTTCATCGAGCTCCTGGTGTCACTGACCATATGGCATACTGGACATTTGAGGAAATAATGAATCTCAAAATTGAG GCAATTGCTGACACTCCGTcatttgttttcctttgggtTGGTGATGGTGTGGGGCTTGAGCAAGGGCGCCAATGTCTGAAGAAG TGGGGATTCCGCAGATGTGAGGACATATGTTGGgtgaaaacaaacaaaacaaatgcAACTCCAGGATTACGGCATGATTCCCATACTTTATTTCAGCATTCAAAG GAGCACTGCCTTTTGGGCATAAAAGGAACTGTTCGTCGTAGTACCGATGGCCATATAATTCATGCGAATATTGACACAGATGTGATTATTGCTGAGGAACCTCCTTATG GATCAAGTGCAAAGCCTGAAGATATGTACCGTATAATTGAGCATTTTGCACTTGGACGGAGAAGGCTTGAGCTCTTTGGTGAAGACCATAATATTCGATCTGGCTGGCTGACTGTTGGTAAAGGATTATCCTCATCGAACTTCAGTGCTGAG GCCTATGTGCGGAATTTTGCCGATAGAGATGGGAAAGTCTGGCAGGGTGGGGCAGGACGGAATCCACCACCAGATGCCCCACATCTTGTTGTTACAACACCTGAAATAGAGGCTCTTCGGCCCAAGTCGCCAATGAAGAATCAGCAGCAAATGCAGCATCAGTCGGCATCTATATCTATGACGACAGCAAACTCTTCCAACAAGAGGCCAGCTGGGAACTCACCCCAAAATAACAATAATTCACAAAATGTGAACCAAGAAGCCTCCAGCTCTAACATTTCGAATCAAGGCCCTTGGGTTCCACCAATGGAGAATTTTCCAGGGAGAGAGGATGGACATATGATTTCAGATAATAGGCTTTTCGATATGTACGGTTACAATGCAGCCTTTAGACAGACCAACACTGAATTCTTGTAG
- the LOC132068004 gene encoding N6-adenosine-methyltransferase non-catalytic subunit MTB-like isoform X2, producing MTSPERLRSYLKQDDPDLKFDDDWEGDDKRKYRSSKPRSGNNEEAESLDSKGRKRSTVDRNESRKRSGGSSKADIDEDDYDAENDLRSKLTKKKQGENTLETLSNWYQDGELGGKYDNGDKTGDRGQFLANESVRRKSTSRFSDGDGSQTRNIGKNEKLHGGDSENALERDSRRLERKDTKEKDHVLLDSLKNSNGDKDDKYPESDETKLDCERNKKGRSYALEEDNGGKFSTREDKLSMERVEEHRQLKSATSPDIAESRERSVVADGGSRVRERNRREMDSSDRSRTPERSGRRRYDSESVEMEYEERDTFRRKEQEKDGVRDDKSKGRDDGRNDRNRVRDGSKDGWKRRQGNFVDREMKDGETPYEHGRDWEIPRRGWIDNERPRSGGRKDGNRTEALKTSSKYGISNENYDVIEIQTRPFDYGREEAVSSAARTTEVNQTSDAKSLPDDENYAFPREGRGRNVNWSGQSGQDLRDTSGDGSYRDETESRAQKGDASVRAASGQTFSSGSEPPYGNQEPSSFNRAVPIGSKGGRVGRGGRGRPTGRDGHQFGPPMPMMGSPFGPLGMPSPGSVQSLAPNMSPAPGPPMSPGVFIPPFSSPAVWPGARGVEMNMLGAPPGLPPVLPGPGFPPNLGMYFNQPGPGRGAPPNMCGPSYNALIPGGRGQVKDKANAGWVPPRTNAPPGKAPSRGEQNDYSQNFVDTGTRPQNFIRELELTSVIEDYPKLRELIQRKDEIVVKSASPPMYYKCDLREQQLSPEFFGTKFDVILIDPPWEEYVHRAPGVTDHMAYWTFEEIMNLKIEAIADTPSFVFLWVGDGVGLEQGRQCLKKWGFRRCEDICWVKTNKTNATPGLRHDSHTLFQHSKEHCLLGIKGTVRRSTDGHIIHANIDTDVIIAEEPPYVAEL from the exons ATGACTTCCCCTGAAAGACTAAGGAGTTATCTGAAACAGGACGACCCAGACTTAAAGTTTGACGATGACTGGGAAGGGGATGATAAGAGAAAATACAGGTCAAGTAAGCCCAGGTCTGGCAACAATGAAGAAGCTGAAAGTTTAGATAGTAAAGGAAGAAAGAGAAGTACTGTGGACAGAAATGAGAGTCGGAAAAGATCAGGTGGATCAAGCAAAGCTGATATTGATGAGGATGACTACGATGCCGAAAACGACTTGCGGTCCAAATTGACGAAGAAGAAGCAGGGGGAGAATACATTGGAGACGTTGAGCAATTGGTATCAGGATGGAGAACTTGGGGGCAAGTATGATAATGGAGACAAAACTGGGGATAGAGGTCAATTTCTAGCTAATGAGAGTGTCAGAAGGAAATCAACTTCAAGGTTTTCTGATGGTGATGGTTCCCAGACTAGAAATATTGGTAAAAATGAAAAGCTACATGGTGGAGACTCTGAAAATGCACTGGAAAGGGATTCTAGAcgtttggaaagaaaggacacCAAAGAAAAGGATCATGTGCTTTTGGATAGCCTTAAAAATTCAAATGGAGACAAAGATGATAAATACCCTGAAAGCGACGAGACAAAACTTGACTGCGAGAGGAATAAGAAAGGCAGGTCGTATGCTCTAGAGGAAGACAATGGTGGAAAGTTTTCTACACGAGAAGATAAATTGAGCATGGAGAGAGTTGAGGAGCATAGACAGTTAAAAAGTGCCACAAGTCCTGACATAGCTGAAAGCCGTGAAAGGTCTGTGGTAGCAGATGGTGGCTCACGGGTGCGGGAGAGAAATAGGAGAGAGATGGACTCCTCCGATAGGTCCAGGACGCCTGAGAGGAGTGGAAGGCGCCGTTATGACTCGGAAAGCGTTGAGATGGAATATGAAGAAAGAGATACATTCAGGaggaaagaacaagaaaaagatggTGTCAGAGATGATAAATCAAAAGGAAGGGATGATGGCAGGAATGATAGAAACAGAGTTCGGGATGGTTCCAAAGATGGGTGGAAAAGAAGGCAAGGGAACTTTGTTGACAGGGAAATGAAAGATGGTGAGACACCTTACGAACATGGAAGAGATTGGGAAATACCTAGACGTGGTTGGATTGACAATGAAAGGCCTCGTTCTGGTGGTAGAAAAGATGGAAACAGGACAGAAGCTTTGAAAACGTCATCAAAATATGGAATTTCAAATGAGAATTATGATGTCATAGAGATCCAAACCAGGCCATTTGACTATGGTAGGGAGGAGGCCGTATCTTCTGCAGCAAGAACAACCGAAGTTAATCAGACTTCTGATGCAAAATCACTTCCAGATGATGAGAACTATGCCTTTCCCAGGGAAGGCAGGGGAAGAAACGTGAATTGGTCAGGACAATCTGGTCAAGATTTAAGGGATACATCAGGTGACGGTTCATATAGGGACGAGACTGAATCAAGGGCCCAGAAAGGAGATGCATCTGTTCGAGCTGCCTCGGGCCAAACTTTCAGTAGTGGTTCAGAACCTCCATATGGAAACCAGGAACCATCTTCTTTCAATAGAGCTGTTCCGATAGGTTCTAAAGGAGGTAGGGTTGGGAGAGGAGGAAGAGGGAGGCCCACAGGAAGGGATGGCCACCAGTTCGGACCTCCAATGCCAATGATGGGATCACCTTTTGGACCACTTGGAATGCCGTCGCCTGGATCTGTGCAATCTTTAGCTCCTAACATGTCACCTGCTCCAGGTCCTCCTATGTCCCCTGGTGTTTTCATTCCTCCATTTTCGTCTCCTGCAGTTTGGCCTGGAGCCCGAGGTGTTGAGATGAATATGCTAGGTGCACCGCCTGGACTCCCACCTGTTCTGCCTGGACCTGGATTTCCCCCTAATTTGGGGATGTATTTTAATCAACCAGGCCCCGGAAGAGGGGCACCGCCTAACATGTGTGGTCCAAGTTATAATGCGCTAATACCAGGAGGTCGTGGACAGGTTAAAGATAAAGCTAATGCAGGTTGGGTGCCTCCTCGAACTAATGCGCCACCTGGAAAAGCTCCTTCTAGGGGTGAGCAGAATGATTACTCCCAAAATTTTGTCGACACTGGTACGAGGCCTCAAAATTTCATCAGGGAACTAGAGCTTACCAGTGTTATTGAAGACTATCCCAAGCTTCGAGAACTTATTCAAAGGAAGGATGAAATTGTTGTCAAATCTGCTTCGCCTCCCATGTATTACAAATGTGACCTGCGTGAGCAGCAGCTTTCCCCGGAGTTTTTTGGGACCAAATTTGATGTCATTCTAATAGACCCCCCATGGGAGGAATATGTTCATCGAGCTCCTGGTGTCACTGACCATATGGCATACTGGACATTTGAGGAAATAATGAATCTCAAAATTGAG GCAATTGCTGACACTCCGTcatttgttttcctttgggtTGGTGATGGTGTGGGGCTTGAGCAAGGGCGCCAATGTCTGAAGAAG TGGGGATTCCGCAGATGTGAGGACATATGTTGGgtgaaaacaaacaaaacaaatgcAACTCCAGGATTACGGCATGATTCCCATACTTTATTTCAGCATTCAAAG GAGCACTGCCTTTTGGGCATAAAAGGAACTGTTCGTCGTAGTACCGATGGCCATATAATTCATGCGAATATTGACACAGATGTGATTATTGCTGAGGAACCTCCTTATG TGGCTGAGCTTTGA
- the LOC132068005 gene encoding N6-adenosine-methyltransferase non-catalytic subunit MTB-like gives MTSPEQLRSYLKQDDLDKFDDDWEGDDKKKYRSSKSRSGNSEEAEGLDSNGRRRSNMDRTESRKRSGGSSKADIDEDDYEAENDLRSKLTKKKQGENTLETLSNWYREGELGGKYDNGDKAGGRGQILANEGVRRKSTSRFSDVDGSQTRNKGKNEKLYGGDYENALERNSRHLERKDSTTEKGHVLLDGLKDSNGDKNVTYLESDERKIDCDRSKKGRSHAIEEDRGGERNRREMDSCNRSRTPERSGRRRYDSESIEMEYEKRDTFRRKEQEKDGVRDDKSKGRDDGRSDRDRFRDGSKDGWKRRQGNFVDKEMKEGETPYEHGREWETPRRGWIDNERPRSGGRKDGNRTEALKTSSKYGISNENYDVIEIQTRPFDHGREEAISSAARTAEFNQNSDARDDENCALPRDDRGRNMSWSGQSGQDLKDSGEGSYRDETESRAQKGDASVRAALGQTFSSGSEPPYGNQEPSSLNRAVPIGSKGGRVGRGGRGRPTGRDGHQFGPPMPMMGSPFGPLGMPSPGSVQSLAPNMSPAPGPPMSPSVFIPPFSPPVVWPGARGLEMNMLGVPPGLPPVLPGPGFPPNLGNPMFFNQSGPGRGAPPNMSGPNFNALIPAGRGQVKDKANAGWVPPRINAPPGRAPSRGEQNDYSQNFVDTGTRPQNFIRELELTSVVEDYPKLRELIQRKDEIVVKSSSPPMYYKCDLHEQELSPEFFGTKFDVILIDPPWEEYVHRAPGVTDHMEYWTFEEIMNLKIEAIADTPSFVFLWVGDGVGLEQGRQCLKKWGFRRCEDICWVKTNKTNATPGLRHDSHTLFQRSKEHCLLGIKGTVRRSTDGHIIHANIDTDVIIAEEPPYGSTAKPEDMYRIIEHFALGRRRLELFGEDHNIRSGWLTVGKGLSSSNFSAETYVRNFGDRDGKVWQGGGGRNPPPGAPHLVITTPEIESLRPKSPMKNQQQMQQQTASISVPTTNTSNKRPAGNSPQNNNNSQNVNQEGSGSNIPNAGPWVPPMDSLQGREISDNRHFDMYGYNAAFRQANTEFFEYESHKAMNL, from the exons ATGACTTCCCCTGAACAATTAAGGAGTTATCTAAAGCAGGATGACCTAGATAAGTTTGACGATGACTGGGAAGGGGatgataagaaaaaatacaGGTCAAGTAAATCAAGGTCTGGCAACAGTGAAGAAGCTGAAGGTTTAGATAGTAATGGAAGGAGAAGAAGTAACATGGACAGAACTGAGAGTCGGAAAAGATCTGGTGGATCAAGCAAAGCTGATATTGATGAGGATGATTATGAGGCCGAAAATGACTTGCGGTCCAAATTGACGAAGAAGAAGCAGGGGGAGAATACATTGGAGACGTTGAGCAATTGGTATCGGGAAGGAGAACTTGGGGGCAAGTATGATAATGGAGACAAAGCAGGGGGTAGAGGACAAATCCTAGCTAATGAGGGTGTCAGAAGGAAATCAACTTCAAGGTTTTCTGATGTTGATGGTTCCCAGACAAGAAATAAAGGTAAAAATGAGAAGTTATATGGTGGGGACTATGAAAATGCACTGGAAAGGAATTCTAGacatttggaaagaaaggacagTACCACAGAAAAGGGTCATGTTCTTTTGGATGGCCTTAAAGATTCAAATGGAGACAAGAATGTTACATACCTGGAAAGTGACGAGAGAAAAATTGACTGCGATAGGAGTAAGAAAGGCAGATCGCATGCTATAGAGGAAGACAGAGGAGGAGAGAGAAATAGGAGAGAGATGGACTCCTGCAATAGGTCCAGGACACCTGAGAGGAGTGGAAGGCGCCGTTACGACTCGGAAAGCATTGAGATGGAATATGAAAAAAGAGATACTTTCCGGaggaaagaacaagaaaaagatggTGTCAGAGATGATAAATCAAAAGGAAGGGATGATGGCAGGAGTGATAGAGACAGATTTCGGGATGGTTCCAAAGATGGGTGGAAAAGAAGGCAAGGGAACTTTGTTGACAAGGAAATGAAAGAAGGTGAGACACCATATGAACATGGCAGAGAGTGGGAAACACCCAGACGTGGTTGGATTGACAATGAAAGGCCACGTTCTGGTGGTAGAAAAGATGGAAACAGGACAGAAGCTTTGAAAACTTCATCGAAATATGGAATTTCAAATGAGAATTATGATGTCATAGAGATCCAAACCCGGCCATTTGACCATGGTAGGGAGGAGGCGATATCTTCTGCAGCAAGAACAGCCGAATTTAATCAGAACTCTGATGCAAGAGATGACGAGAACTGTGCCCTTCCCAGGGATGACAGGGGAAGAAACATGAGTTGGTCAGGCCAATCCGGTCAAGATTTAAAGGATTCAGGTGAAGGTTCATATAGGGATGAGACTGAATCAAGGGCTCAGAAAGGAGATGCATCTGTTCGAGCTGCCTTGGGTCAAACTTTCAGCAGTGGTTCAGAACCTCCATATGGGAACCAGGAACCATCTTCCCTCAATAGAGCTGTTCCAATAGGTTCTAAAGGAGGTAGGGTTGGGAGAGGAGGAAGAGGGAGGCCCACCGGAAGGGACGGCCACCAGTTCGGACCTCCAATGCCAATGATGGGATCACCTTTTGGACCACTTGGAATGCCGTCGCCTGGATCTGTGCAATCTTTAGCTCCTAACATGTCACCTGCTCCAGGTCCTCCTATGTCTCCTAGTGTTTTCATTCCTCCATTTTCACCTCCTGTGGTTTGGCCTGGAGCTCGAGGTCTTGAGATGAATATGCTAGGTGTTCCACCTGGACTCCCACCTGTTCTTCCTGGACCTGGATTTCCCCCTAATTTGGGGAATCCAATGTTTTTTAATCAATCAGGCCCTGGAAGAGGGGCACCTCCTAACATGTCTGGTCCAAATTTTAACGCCCTTATACCAGCAGGTCGTGGACAGGTTAAAGATAAAGCAAATGCAGGTTGGGTGCCTCCTCGAATTAATGCCCCACCTGGCAGAGCTCCTTCTAGGGGTGAGCAGAATGATTACTCCCAAAATTTTGTAGACACTGGCACGAGGCCTCAAAATTTCATCAGGGAACTAGAGCTTACCAGTGTTGTTGAGGACTATCCCAAGCTTCGAGAACTTATTCAAAGGAAGGATGAGATTGTTGTCAAATCTTCTTCGCCTCCCATGTATTACAAATGTGACCTGCATGAGCAGGAGCTGTCCCCGGAGTTTTTTGGGACCAAGTTTGATGTCATTCTAATAGACCCCCCATGGGAGGAATATGTTCATCGAGCTCCTGGTGTCACTGACCATATGGAGTACTGGACATTTGAGGAAATAATGAATCTCAAAATTGAG GCCATTGCTGACACTCCATcatttgttttcctttgggtTGGTGATGGTGTGGGGCTTGAGCAAGGGCGCCAATGTCTGAAGAAG TGGGGATTTCGCAGATGTGAGGACATATGTTGGgtgaaaacaaacaaaaccaatGCAACTCCAGGATTACGGCATGATTCCCATACATTATTTCAGCGTTCAAAG GAGCACTGCCTTTTGGGCATAAAAGGAACTGTTCGTCGTAGTACCGATGGCCATATAATTCATGCAAATATTGACACGGATGTGATTATTGCTGAGGAACCTCCTTATG GATCAACTGCAAAGCCTGAAGATATGTACCGCATAATTGAGCATTTTGCACTTGGCCGGAGAAGGCTTGAGCTCTTTGGTGAAGACCATAATATTCGATCTGGCTGGTTGACTGTTGGTAAAGGATTATCTTCATCAAACTTCAGTGCAGAG ACCTATGTGCGGAATTTTGGCGATAGGGATGGGAAAGTCTGGCAGGGTGGGGGAGGAAGGAATCCACCACCAGGCGCACCACACCTTGTTATTACAACACCTGAAATAGAGTCTCTTCGGCCCAAGTCGCCAATGAAGAATCAGCAGCAAATGCAGCAACAGACAGCATCTATATCTGTGCCAACAACCAACACTTCCAACAAGAGGCCAGCCGGCAACTCGCCCCAGAACAATAATAATTCACAAAACGTGAACCAAGAAGGCTCTGGCTCTAACATCCCGAATGCAGGACCTTGGGTTCCACCAATGGATAGTCTTCAAGGGAGAGAGATTTCAGATAATAGGCATTTCGATATGTACGGGTATAATGCAGCCTTTAGACAGGCCAACACTGAATTTTTCGAGTATGAATCTCATAAGGCAATGAACTTGTAG
- the LOC132068006 gene encoding lysM domain receptor-like kinase 3 codes for MCKSKKTLINEVMEPNHTQPRKSSSSSSSTTRTSSKKSSSSTTKTPHNLISPNGSTQSFIINNNSQSWASSTKSSHHSLTSLKESLLFQEQQQSHIYNFQEIRSATQNFLKTPLSSSSASTSWKCNLHNQQVVVIQRKLRRLIEPDMLVGHVAMICKSHHSSLIPLKGVSISGNYIYLVYEYTQGVNLSEALRNPRNPNFTVLSNWGLRMQIASDIASGLDYIHNSIGLGLGFVHNHIKSRSIIVTENSLNAKICHFGTAELCGETKGLQEDPDSEIGPEKKPELKKCGSKGLKLEGTRGYMAPEFQWTGMATVKSDVYAFGVVVLELISGKEAVKYEFDEERGGYVKVSVIDTAAKAAEDGGAGLRGWVDKRLRDSYPVDVAEKLLRVGLECVENNPNNRPDMGRVAGRVSQMYLESKTWADKFAPLTDFTVSLGPR; via the exons ATGTGTAAATCCAAGAAAACACTCATCAATGAAGTTATGGAACCAAACCATACACAACCAAGaaaatcatcatcttcttcttcttcaaccaCTAGAACTTCATCaaagaaatcatcatcatcaacaacaaaaacaccCCACAATTTAATATCACCAAATGGATCAACCCAAAGTttcataatcaacaataattCTCAATCATGGGCATCATCAACAAAATCAAGTCATCATTCATTAACAAGTCTTAAAGAATCACTATTAttccaagaacaacaacaatcacataTCTATAACTTTCAAGAAATCCGTTCAGCTACCCAAAACTTTCTAAAAACTCCACTTTCATCCTCATCAGCTTCAACTTCATGGAAATGCAATTTACATAATCAACAAGTCGTCGTAATTCAAAGAAAATTACGACGATTAATTGAACCCGATATGCTCGTTGGACACGTGGCGATGATTTGTAAAAGTCATCATTCAAGTTTAATTCCACTTAAAGGAGTTTCTATTTCGGGAAACTATATTTATTTAGTGTATGAATATACACAAGGTGTTAATTTATCTGAAGCAttgagaaaccctagaaacccTAATTTTACTGTACTTTCAAATTGGGGATTAAGGATGCAAATTGCTTCAGATATAGCAAGTGGATTAGATTATATACATAATTCAATAGGATTAGGGTTAGGGTTTGTACATAATCATATTAAAAGTAGGAGTATTATTGTTACGGAGAATTCGTTAAATGCGAAGATTTGTCATTTTGGTACGGCTGAGCTTTGTGGGGAGACGAAAGGATTGCAGGAGGATCCGGATAGTGAAATCGGGCCGGAGAAAAAACCCGAATTGAAGAAATGTGGAAGCAAAGGCTTGAAACTTGAAG GTACGAGAGGGTATATGGCGCCGGAGTTTCAGTGGACAGGAATGGCGACGGTGAAGAGTGATGTGTACGCTTTCGGTGTGGTGGTTTTGGAGTTGATTTCCGGTAAGGAGGCGGTGAAGTACGAATTTGATGAGGAGCGCGGTGGATATGTTAAGGTTTCGGTGATCGATACGGCGGCAAAAGCGGCAGAGGACGGCGGCGCAGGGTTGAGGGGGTGGGTGGATAAGCGGTTGAGGGATTCGTACCCGGTGGATGTGGCGGAGAAATTGTTACGGGTCgggttggaatgtgtggagaataACCCGAATAATAGACCGGATATGGGTCGGGTTGCGGGTCGGGTTTCACAAATGTATTTGGAATCAAAGACTTGGGCTGATAAGTTTGCTCCACTTACTGACTTTACTGTTTCCTTAGGACCTCGTtga